The DNA region ACTACCAATTTTTCTTCTGCCGTTACGAGTATTCTGTTGAAAGCCAAGGTTTGCGATGTAAACGGAGATGCACTTGACCTCGTACGTTATAATGGTGTGCTTTTCAAACAAGACTCCTTCCTCGAATACGTGCTCAGCGTACTGAAGACCAAAAATCAACTGAACGTGTGGTATGAAGACGGCCAAGATGATAAAGGCAACACAAAATATACTCAGATTGGTAAAGAGTATGTGAAGTTGGAGAATGTGGGCGACGGGAAAGTGAAAGTGGTATTTACGAATGAGAATGGCGCTTCATTATATACAGAAGACGGCTCCGATTATTCAGAACAAATCATTACTGCTCTTAACAATAATTTGGCTACTGCTTCCGCAGATGCCACCGCCTATAACGGTGGGTTAATGTACTACAACATTCCCATTGAGCACCTCAACAATGGAGCTATTACGGAAAATGGAATTATTCCGGAAGCCAAATATGGCGTGGTGCGTAATCACCACTACGTAGTTACCGTTGACAAATTAGAGAAGATAGGTAAGGGAATTTTTGATGGAGACGAAAAAATCGTTCCCGGTGACGATCCGGATGGTGACATTTATTACGTTGGGGCAAAAATTAATATCCTTTCTTGGAAGATTGTTAGCCAAAATGTTGAACTTTAATTCTTTATGAAAAAAACGTTGTCTTTCTAAACAACCATTCCATGAGGGACTTCCACATGGAATGGTTTTAGAAAAGCGCTTCCGTTCCGGTGCAAAGAAAGGACGGAACCGGAAAAGGTATATTTGCCATTTCCCACCGAAAATGAAAATTCCCTGCGGTATTTTCCGCAGCATATATAATATCTAACAATTTAAGTCAAATGGATATACGGTCTTACATAAGAAAAACAATCGGAAAGTTACTGGCAGTTATCGCTTGGACTCCGATTCTATATGCCTGCGACGGCTTAATCTATGACGATGAGGGTGACTGCTCAGTGAACTACCGTGTGAAGTTCTGTTATGATTACAACATGAAGTTTGCCGATGCCTTTGCTCATGAGGTGAATGTCGTGACACTTTACCTGCTTGATGTCGATGGTAGGGTGGTTTGGCAACGTACTGAACAAGGAGAAGCCCTTGCAGCCGATGGCTATGCCATGACTGTAGATGTAGAACCGGGCGAATACGACTTACTTGTTTGGTGTGGTACTACTGACAAAGGCTCTTTCTCAATACCCGAAACAACTGCCGGTAAGGAACTGGCCTGTACGCTTGAAAGACAACGTGATATCGGGAACCAAGCATTCGTTACCGAAGATCTTGACCGCTTATTCTATGGGTGGCTTCCGAAACAGATGTTCGGTGAAACCGAAGGTACGTACACTTACACTGTACCGTTGGTGAAGAATACCAACAACGTGCGAGTGGTGTTGCAACACCTTTCGGGAGAGGCTGTGGACAAAGACAAGTTTGTCTTCACCATCACCGACACTAACGGAAGTATGGACTGGGACAACACGTTGTTGCCCGATGAACTGGTGACTTTCTACGCATGGCACACCGACGCCGGGGAAGTTGGTATGGACACCCGCTCCGAAGCTGTCCGATCCACATCTCGCGCCGCCTTCAGTGCGGCTATAGCCGAACTGACTGTGCCGCGTCTTGTGAAAGGGCAGGAGACACGGCTCACCGTGTCCAATAAAGAAACGGGAAAAACGGTTTTCTCCATCCCTCTTATCGACTATGCTTTACTAGTGAAGGGCTTCTATCACCGAAATATGGACGATCAGGAGTATCTCGACAGGCAGGACATGCATGACATGGTGTTCTTCCTCGATGAAGATGATCACTGGCTCGATACCTATATTTATATCAATTCTTGGAAAGTTGTACTGCAAAACAGTGAACTGTAATAGGAGGAATGTGAATGAAGAATGTAGTACGACATATCGTCACGGGAACTCTGATATTTTTTGTGTTGTGGGGTACCTCCTGTAGCCATGACACAGAGATCTTCAGCGTCTCCGATAGGGAGACAGCTCTTAGCATCGGTCTCAGATTACCTATAAGAAGTCTGGAGACAGATGAAGGTTATGAGGTTGGAGAAACCTATGAGAACTACATAGATGTAGAGAACAACAACTACAGGATTTATTTCTTTACCTCCGATAATAAGTTCATCGCCCGTTTTGAACCGGATGGCTTCGTGGTGACTGAAGGAAGCGATTACAGGGATTATAGTGTGCTTGGCAAGGCGCCTACATCTTTGGTTAATCATAAAAATTTCAAGATGGTTGTGCTTGCCAATTGGCCGCAATATGGTGACGATACGATGAAGGCCGGAGAAACGTTACTTGCGGATGTCTGCGATGCCGAATGGGGGCAGTTTGGTAGTTTTTCTTCTTTCGAGTTGGGACCGGAACGGCTAGTTCCTTTTTATGGTGTTCACGAATACAATAATATAGAATTTAAGGTTGGAGAGGTTACATTGCTGCCTGAGCCTGTCACTTTGCTCCGTGCAGTGGCAAAGGTAGAGGTGATACTTAAAATGGACGAACATTTTGATTTATCGTTTAGTGAGGTGAAGATTCATCGCTATAATAAAAAGGGATATTGTGCCCCGAAAGATGTTTTTTCGCAGGACGATTACGATCATAGTGGTGAGTGGAACAGCGATTACGTTAGTGGTTTACACCTTGTGGAAGATGGTAACGATGTGGAAGAAAAAATACAAGATTTCCGCTTTGCAAGCCAATGGATGGATACTGGCGGAAATAAATATGAGAAATGGATTGCCTACCTGTCCGAATACCGGAACATCGATGCGGGCGACAAATACTCGTGCATTGAAGTAAGGTTCGATGCCCAGACTGATGAGGACGAACCGCATAGAGTCTATTTCGCGAATTATGACGAAAGCGGAAAGACGGATAGTAACGACAATGCCAGGCGTTTCAACATTGTCCGCAACAATCTTTACCGTTTCACCATTACTGTCCGAGATAGCAGACTCATGGTGAACGTGCAAGAATGGAAATATGCTTATGATAACGAATATACTTTTGACTGATATGAAACATTACTTCTTATTATTCATACTTCTATTGGCAACTATCACAATAGAGGGTTGCACGGAAGAACTGCATCCGGAGACAAATGGAACAAACGGGGTAGTCTTTAATGAGGGAGAACTGACGAAAGCCATATTGAATTTGTCGGTCAATACATTTGCTGTTGAAGCACAGGCAAGTACAAGGGCATCTATACCGAGCAATACACCTGAAAATGAGACTTCGGAAGAAAAAGAGGTACACAATATTTGGGTGTTTCAGTATGATGCAGTTACGAAAGAACTGTTGATAAAGCCGCGTTACTATACTATCACTGACCAGATAATATTGCAAGATTTGCCTGTATATCTGAAAGCCGGAATTCCGTCCTTCGTATATGTTGTAACCAATACGGGGTATGACAACTGGGCTAACGATGACACGGATACTTCATGGCAGAAGTTTAAGAATTTGGAACAACTGAAGAAGCAAACCTTACCTACCGCTTTCCCATTACGTTCAATAGATAAGGTGTCGATACCAATGGTCGGAACAAGTGAGGAGGTGGAAGTAACAACAGGCATTACGGTTACAGTACCGGTTACGCGTATGTATGCCAAACTTAAAGTAAAGGTAGAGATGCTGAAGGCAGAGATGAAGCTGAACAATGTCAACGTAAGGCAAATTCCGAATATTTGCCGGATAGAAACCTTTGCCGGCGATGGAAATGGAGAGCCGATGACTGCGGTTCCATTTCCTGATGGAACGACATTCAGTTCCATAGCCTTTGCCGCTTCGGATTTGGAAAAGAGTGAAGATAAAGAATGGGCTGTTTTTTATGTTCCTGAAAATCTGCAAGGGGAAATAGAAAATCAGGGCGGAAACAAGTCTGATGCAGCTCCCTCTAATGCACTTGTGGTAGATGTAACCGCTGAAATAGGTGGTGAAAAATATCTCTATGCAGCTTATCCCGGAGGAAACTCACTTAATAATTTTAATATACAACGTAATCAGGTTTATCGCATGACGTTGACTATTACAGGAGAGAAAGGTCAGAATAATCCATCGTCCAACTGCTTTGTTGTAAAACCAAATGGTTTCCTGTCTTTCGAGCCCTACTACCGTGTGGAGACAGGAGGCGGGTATAATTTTGCAGACTATTTAAGTCCTCATGATGAGAATCTGAAAATAGCCCGTGTCGGCATTATCTGGCAAACCAAAGACTGCATCGGTGATAATACGGATGGAACGTTGGTGCAACTCGGTGAGAACACAGGAGACATTCATCAGAAAATCTATGTTAGAGCGCAAAAGAAAGGTAATGCCTTGATCGGTGCTTACAATAACAAGGGAGACGTTCTGTGGTCTTGGCACATCTGGGTTACAGACCATGAGCCGGACAATCTTGGCAGAGCCGTTACTTATTACACATACGACTGGGACAATAACGGCATATATCCTGAGAAGCCGCGTATTCAGGGCTATGCCGTCATGTCATGCAATCTCGGTGCATTGGCGGAGAATCAGAAAGGTATAGGAAATGGTCTCCGTCGGTATCCGGATGAAATGACGCAGGCTTTCGGTATGTTGTATCAATGGGGACGAAAAGATCCGTTCCCTCCTTTACGCAATGTTATAAATGAACATCAGGACTATAACGACGAACATACAGATCTGCATTATGACAACTCCAACCAGGTTGAAGTGCATAAGACATCCGGCACTGATGAAAACAATCTGTTCCATTCGGTGATTGGAAATACCCTGACCGGAGCTGTCAGACACGCCATTGCCAATCCCACGGTTTTTATCACTGGAACGAACGATGTTAACCGAAATGAAAGTTACGTACAACAAAAGAGCAACTATTTCAATAATGGAGACTGGTGTCCAATAGGAGAAAGCGACAATAAACTTTGGGGGGGACTGGAGCCGGCTTCCGATGGAATGAAAGCTTACACGATTAACCAAACTAATAATGTACATATATACGATAACTACGGAACGGAAAAATCTATTTTCGACCCTTGTCCTACAGGCTGGAGGGTTGCCTCGGGTGAATTGTGGTTCGAGTTTACAAATACAGGGCTCAATCCCGGATCTATGAGTGGTATCAATTATGACGATAAATTTTCGGACGGATATGGAATGAATATGTATATGCAGAAGTGGAAAGAGGGGCCGACTTCTTATTTCCCGACACAGGGAACACGTGTGGGCGATGGAGGAGGCTTTCGTACAAACAGTTGTGGAAACTATCATAATGCAACCACGGACACGGACAACCGAGTGAACATTTTGCATATCCACAAGGATGCCGGTTTGTTCCATATCTTTGAATACCAATTCTATTTTTATTATGTAAAGTCGGTGGCAGGACCGATCCGATGCGTGCGAGATTCGAAATAAAACTGTGTGCTTTTTCTATTCTGTTCTCAGTCTCATTTTTATTTTCTATCTTTGTCCTAAATAAATATGTGATTTGAAGGTGGCACGGAAGATGAGCCGGAAGCTAAGAATTGATGAGCGTATTTAGGGGTATAATTATGGCAGAAGATTTATGTATCAGCAATGGTAGCAAGGCCGAAAAGTATCAGACCTTGCTTCTCCAGATAAAGAGCCTGATTGAAGGTGAAAATGACCTTATAGCCAATCTGGCTAATGTTTCGGCTGCACTGAAAGAAACTTTCGGCTTCTTTTGGGTGGGATTCTATCTGGTAAAAGGGGAAGAACTGGTATTAGGTCCTTTTCAGGGACCGATAGCCTGCACACGTATCCGGAAAGGACGGGGT from Bacteroides sp. MSB163 includes:
- a CDS encoding FimB/Mfa2 family fimbrial subunit, with protein sequence MDIRSYIRKTIGKLLAVIAWTPILYACDGLIYDDEGDCSVNYRVKFCYDYNMKFADAFAHEVNVVTLYLLDVDGRVVWQRTEQGEALAADGYAMTVDVEPGEYDLLVWCGTTDKGSFSIPETTAGKELACTLERQRDIGNQAFVTEDLDRLFYGWLPKQMFGETEGTYTYTVPLVKNTNNVRVVLQHLSGEAVDKDKFVFTITDTNGSMDWDNTLLPDELVTFYAWHTDAGEVGMDTRSEAVRSTSRAAFSAAIAELTVPRLVKGQETRLTVSNKETGKTVFSIPLIDYALLVKGFYHRNMDDQEYLDRQDMHDMVFFLDEDDHWLDTYIYINSWKVVLQNSEL
- a CDS encoding GAF domain-containing protein; translated protein: MAEDLCISNGSKAEKYQTLLLQIKSLIEGENDLIANLANVSAALKETFGFFWVGFYLVKGEELVLGPFQGPIACTRIRKGRGVCGTAWAKAETLVVPDVDSFPGHIACSSLSRSEIVVPLIRENGEVWGVLDIDSESLNTFDETDARFLGDICSWF
- a CDS encoding DUF4906 domain-containing protein, with amino-acid sequence MKHYFLLFILLLATITIEGCTEELHPETNGTNGVVFNEGELTKAILNLSVNTFAVEAQASTRASIPSNTPENETSEEKEVHNIWVFQYDAVTKELLIKPRYYTITDQIILQDLPVYLKAGIPSFVYVVTNTGYDNWANDDTDTSWQKFKNLEQLKKQTLPTAFPLRSIDKVSIPMVGTSEEVEVTTGITVTVPVTRMYAKLKVKVEMLKAEMKLNNVNVRQIPNICRIETFAGDGNGEPMTAVPFPDGTTFSSIAFAASDLEKSEDKEWAVFYVPENLQGEIENQGGNKSDAAPSNALVVDVTAEIGGEKYLYAAYPGGNSLNNFNIQRNQVYRMTLTITGEKGQNNPSSNCFVVKPNGFLSFEPYYRVETGGGYNFADYLSPHDENLKIARVGIIWQTKDCIGDNTDGTLVQLGENTGDIHQKIYVRAQKKGNALIGAYNNKGDVLWSWHIWVTDHEPDNLGRAVTYYTYDWDNNGIYPEKPRIQGYAVMSCNLGALAENQKGIGNGLRRYPDEMTQAFGMLYQWGRKDPFPPLRNVINEHQDYNDEHTDLHYDNSNQVEVHKTSGTDENNLFHSVIGNTLTGAVRHAIANPTVFITGTNDVNRNESYVQQKSNYFNNGDWCPIGESDNKLWGGLEPASDGMKAYTINQTNNVHIYDNYGTEKSIFDPCPTGWRVASGELWFEFTNTGLNPGSMSGINYDDKFSDGYGMNMYMQKWKEGPTSYFPTQGTRVGDGGGFRTNSCGNYHNATTDTDNRVNILHIHKDAGLFHIFEYQFYFYYVKSVAGPIRCVRDSK